CTCGTGTGCAATTTGTCGGCATCGCCGTTTCGCGCAGGTGTCGTGGGAACTCGCCGCGAAATGATCGCCACGCGGGCCGCCGACAACCAGTGCACGATTGTCTATACGAACCTCGTCGGAGGCAACGACGGCCTCGTGTTCGATGGTGGAGGGTTCGTCAATCAAAACGGCCGCCCGATGCTCGAAGCGCCGAGGTTTCGCGAAGGGTTTGTCGCGACCGTCGTGGACCTCGATCGTACGACGCGTTCGCGACGTGAAGCGAGTACGTGGCGTAGTGACCTCGAAGCGTTCCGTCGCGAAGAACGCTCTGTGCCCGTGCGACGTATCGAGCAGGCCACGGCGGATCGCTCGATGCTCGCGTATCCTGCTCCTCCCGCGGGTACGACGTTCTTTCTGCCGTCGGCTGCGCTTCCCTCGCGAACGGCGCGCGACGAGCTGCTCGACGACTTCTACGACGCGCTCGCGCTGGGCGTTGCGGACTACTACCGCAAGATAGGCGCATTCAAGGGCATCGGCATCGCGCTTTCGGGTGGACGTGACTCGCTGCTCACGCTGCTCATCGCGCACCGAGCGCTCGAGCTTCTGCACCCCGAGCTCGAAGGATCGGCGCTGCGCGAGAAGATGCGTGGGATGCTCAAAGCGTTCTACATGCCGTCGCGTTATTCGAGCGACGCGACGCAAGCGGCGGCGGCGCAGATTTGCGCAGACCTTGGAGCGGACTTCATGGTCGTGCCGATCGAGGAGGCCTTTACGCGCGAGATCGACACGACGCGGGTGATGCTTGGTGGGGGCAACGTCGAGCCGACGGAGATTACGCGGCAGAACGTGCAGGCACGCATTCGAGGTCAGCGGATGTGGAACTGGTCGAATACGAGTGGTGCGTTGTTCTTGCAGACGGGAAACATGAGCGAGAAGGCGCTTGGGTATACGACCGTGGGCGGGGATCTCGAGGGTGCGTTCAGCGTGATTGCGAACTTGCCGAAGACCGTCGTGATCGCGCTCATCGAGCGGTTGGAAAAACGGTTCGGTCATGCGGGCATTCGCGCGACGCTTTCGACGACGGCCGGCCCGGAGCTCGCGTCGAACCAGTCGGGCGAAGCGGAGCTCATGCCTTTCGAGGTGCTCGACGCGTGTTTGTATCTTTACGGCGCGGAAAAACTTGCTGCCGACGAGGTTGCTCGGGCTTTGCCGAGCATCTTTCCATCGCGTGATCCGGAGCAGCTTGCGAAGTGGGCGCAGAAGTTTGCGCGCTTGTTTTCGCAATCGATCTTCAAGTGGGTGCAATCGCCGCTCGCGATCCATGTCGGATCGCTCGATCTCGATCGCGAACGGGCGCTTCAGCTTCCCGTCGTGCAACGCACGGAATGGAAGGGGAGTTGATGGAGGGTTTGTCTAGAACGCCCTTCCATCTAGAATAAGGCCAAATCCTGGCCTGGCTACTGGTTGCGTTTGATCACGTGAAACCCGAAAGGTGACTCCACGGGATCGCTCGTCGCGTCCACTTTCAGCGCGAATGCGGCGTCGCTGAAGGGTTTGACCATGTTTTCTGGTTTGAACTTCCCGACGCTGCCGAGTCTGTCGAGGGTGGCGGCGTCGTCGGAATATTCTTTCACGAGCGCTGTGAAATCTTCACCGGCTTTTGCTTTTGCGGCGACTTCTTCGGCTCGCTTTTTTGCTTCGTCCTTGGAACGTTTGACCGAAGCGGGGGCATTCTTTGCGCCTTTGTACGCAACGAGAACGTGCTGGGCCGTGATCCATTCGGGTTTGTCGGCGACCGAAGCGGGTTTGTCCGTTGCCGATGCGACGGCCGAAGGTGCTGGTGTTGGGGCTGCTGGCGGAGCTTTTGCTGTGGCAATCGATGCCGATGGTGTCGCAGTCGGCGCCGGGGGCGGTTCTTCGCAGCCGAGCACGAGTAGCAATGGGGCGAGGAGAAGGGGAGCGCGAGTCCGGAGCATGAATGGCGTCGTCGCGCGGGAAAGTGGAGGGGTCAAGCTTTTGTCGGTGATGGTGTCAATGCACGAGGGCTTGCACTTCGTGATGTTGGCGGCGAAGCGTCGCAAAAAATGAGGATCTCGCTGTGCAGCCATGGCACGATTGTGCCCATGTCACTCGAGCACGAAACTGCCGCGAATGCGTCGAAGCAATCGTCTGCATCCTCGGTGGATGGGGCTGGATCCGATGCGCCGAACGGGGAGGGAGCCATGGGGCTTTCGGCCATGAACGACACCTATCGGCTCGAAGTTTTGGGGCAACTCGTGTCGATGGGTGATTGGGATGGCGTATTGCGGACGCTTGGCGTCGGTGATGATCCGAGCAAGCTGCCTCCCAACGTCGGGCTGCTTTGGGCGATTGCGCGACGTGAGAAAATGAATCCCGACGATCCGAACGTCGCCGCCGTGACGGCGGTCGCGACGCGATGTGCTGCAGCCATTTTGGGCGTGAACGAGCAAAACAGCATTGCGACCGTGCTGGCGAAACGCGTATTGCGCAGGAATCCCATGTCATGGGCGAAAACGCCGGCTCCATCGCCATGGGTTTCGGCGTTCATCATGGTTGCCGCGCTCGTCGTCGGAAGTGGAATCGGTTGGATTCTTTCGGGCGGCCAATCATTTTTCTTCTTCAAGTGAATGACGATTTTGCAGTCGCTCGCTTCGTGACGCATCGCGCTCGGTTTGCACATTTCCGACCTGATCGAAGCGTCCACGTTTCTGCCATCGCGGTGGACTGCGCCACTTGACGTCGGCCTTGTTTGGCTGTT
This window of the Polyangiaceae bacterium genome carries:
- the nadE gene encoding NAD(+) synthase, with amino-acid sequence MRLVKIGVASVNATVGAVRSNVDRCIRIAAAMAGDDVTLGVFPEQVVSGYAAEDLVQWRGFVETQRRELERFATETARFRTVFALGLTVGVGGDLFNVGALVHAGRILGFTPKEKLPTYNVFYEARVFSRGVQGMALDADGVLCGDEIFRFDFGTVALEVCEDIWSPDGPMRRRCYSGAELVCNLSASPFRAGVVGTRREMIATRAADNQCTIVYTNLVGGNDGLVFDGGGFVNQNGRPMLEAPRFREGFVATVVDLDRTTRSRREASTWRSDLEAFRREERSVPVRRIEQATADRSMLAYPAPPAGTTFFLPSAALPSRTARDELLDDFYDALALGVADYYRKIGAFKGIGIALSGGRDSLLTLLIAHRALELLHPELEGSALREKMRGMLKAFYMPSRYSSDATQAAAAQICADLGADFMVVPIEEAFTREIDTTRVMLGGGNVEPTEITRQNVQARIRGQRMWNWSNTSGALFLQTGNMSEKALGYTTVGGDLEGAFSVIANLPKTVVIALIERLEKRFGHAGIRATLSTTAGPELASNQSGEAELMPFEVLDACLYLYGAEKLAADEVARALPSIFPSRDPEQLAKWAQKFARLFSQSIFKWVQSPLAIHVGSLDLDRERALQLPVVQRTEWKGS
- a CDS encoding peptidylprolyl isomerase gives rise to the protein MLRTRAPLLLAPLLLVLGCEEPPPAPTATPSASIATAKAPPAAPTPAPSAVASATDKPASVADKPEWITAQHVLVAYKGAKNAPASVKRSKDEAKKRAEEVAAKAKAGEDFTALVKEYSDDAATLDRLGSVGKFKPENMVKPFSDAAFALKVDATSDPVESPFGFHVIKRNQ